A genomic segment from Deltaproteobacteria bacterium encodes:
- a CDS encoding adenylosuccinate synthase, whose protein sequence is MPAVVIVGAQWGDEGKGKITDYLAESANAVVRYQGGNNAGHTIVVEDTTYKFHLIPSGILHEETLCVLGSGVVIDPEKLLSEIDALIEQGVPVDRLRLSDQAHFILPTHKELDISAEADKGSAKIGTTGRGIGPAYADKISRSGIRMADPAYPDTLRVKLEQHFREHAAALSGTEWTVDSVHKHLCEAHARLKPFICSAPHLINDQLEDNKRVLFEGAQGTLLDIDHGTYPFVTSSSPTAGGACSASGVGPTQMKLVLGIAKAYATRVGSGPFPTELDDDLGEAMRQHGGEFGTTTGRPRRCGWLDLVALRYARRINGLTHIALTKMDVLDHFDKLRVCTAYKINGVETKDFPTDANLMDSIEPVYEDVPGWKSDTTKLGDYQDLPEAARDYVKRIEDFLGIPVAIVSVGPQRKATFTRLPIWEQV, encoded by the coding sequence ATGCCCGCAGTTGTAATTGTAGGCGCCCAATGGGGCGACGAAGGAAAAGGCAAGATTACAGATTATCTTGCTGAAAGTGCGAATGCTGTAGTTCGTTACCAAGGTGGTAACAACGCCGGTCATACCATTGTGGTCGAAGACACAACTTACAAGTTTCACCTCATTCCTTCTGGTATCCTCCACGAAGAAACGTTGTGTGTGCTTGGCAGCGGTGTTGTTATTGATCCAGAAAAGCTTCTCAGCGAAATCGATGCGCTGATAGAACAAGGCGTCCCGGTTGACCGGTTACGACTCTCAGATCAGGCACACTTTATTCTTCCGACTCACAAAGAGTTGGATATTAGTGCTGAGGCAGACAAGGGCAGCGCGAAGATTGGCACAACGGGTCGAGGAATTGGCCCTGCGTATGCTGACAAAATCAGCCGAAGCGGTATCCGCATGGCAGACCCAGCTTACCCTGACACTTTGCGAGTAAAGCTTGAACAACATTTCCGAGAACACGCTGCAGCGCTCTCGGGGACTGAGTGGACAGTAGACTCTGTGCATAAGCATCTTTGTGAAGCCCACGCGCGACTCAAGCCGTTTATCTGCAGTGCACCGCACCTCATTAATGACCAGCTTGAAGATAACAAGCGGGTTCTATTTGAAGGTGCTCAGGGTACGTTGCTCGACATCGATCACGGAACATACCCCTTTGTTACATCGTCAAGCCCCACAGCTGGCGGCGCGTGTTCCGCATCGGGTGTTGGCCCGACGCAAATGAAGCTTGTACTCGGAATTGCTAAAGCCTACGCCACGCGTGTTGGCAGCGGCCCATTCCCAACTGAGCTTGATGATGACCTCGGTGAAGCCATGCGGCAGCACGGCGGTGAATTCGGTACGACGACGGGTCGTCCTCGGCGTTGCGGCTGGCTCGACCTCGTGGCTCTACGCTATGCTCGTCGGATCAACGGGCTTACACACATTGCGCTTACCAAGATGGACGTTCTCGACCATTTCGATAAGCTCCGTGTTTGTACTGCGTACAAGATCAATGGTGTGGAGACGAAAGACTTCCCTACCGATGCAAACTTGATGGACTCTATTGAGCCAGTTTACGAAGACGTTCCTGGCTGGAAGAGCGACACAACCAAACTTGGCGACTACCAAGACCTACCGGAAGCTGCTCGCGATTACGTGAAGCGCATCGAGGATTTCCTCGGTATTCCAGTAGCCATTGTCAGCGTGGGACCTCAGCGCAAGGCAACCTTTACGCGCCTTCCAATCTGGGAGCAGGTCTAA